The following is a genomic window from Neoarius graeffei isolate fNeoGra1 chromosome 16, fNeoGra1.pri, whole genome shotgun sequence.
aatacctccagagagtaaggcaggtcctgaaaagtcagctgaatggtaaaaacaaggtccgagccatcaacatgtacgcactaccagtcatcagataccctgctggtatcataaactggccaaaggaggagatagaagccacagatatcaagactagaaagctcctcaccatgcatggagggttccaccccaagtccagcaccctgagactatacactaagcggaaagagggaggccgagggctagtgagcgtcaagaccacggtccaggatgaaacatcgaaaatccgagaatacatcagaaagatggccccaaaggatgaactgctaagtgaatgtctcaggcagcagaaccctgatgagagtgcagaggaggaggaggaggaacagacaacctggagagacaaacccctacatggcatgtaccaccgtcagatagaggaagtggctgatatcaagaaatcctaccagtggctggataatgcaggactgacagacagcacagaggcactaatcatggcagcgcaagaacaggccataagcacaagagccatagaggccaggatctaccagagtagatcagacccaagatgcagactgtgcaaagaagcccctgaaacagtccaacacatagtagcagggtgtaagatgctagctggatcagcgtacatggagaggcacaaccaagtggctgggatagtatacaggaacatctgcaaccagtatggaatagaagtacccaagtcccaatgggccataccacagaaggtggctgagaacaacagggccaagattctgtgggacttcagcttccagactgacaaacagatcctggctaaccaaccggacatagtggtggtggacaaagagcagaagagggtggtggtgatagatgtggcgatcccagctgacaccaacatcaggaagaaggaacatgagaaacttgagaagtatcaagggttgaaagagcagctggaacggatgtggaaggtcaagggttgcgtggtccccgtggtagtgggggcacttggggcagtaacccccaaactgggagagtggctccagcaaatcccaggaacaacatctgaagcctcagtccagaagagcgcagtcctaggaacatcgaagatactgcgcagaaccctcaaactcccaggcctctggtagaggacccgagcttgaggatgacatggataccacccccccccgccgggggtgagaaggagattttcacacatatatatgtactgtatgtatgtgtgtatatatatatatatatatatatatacacatacatacatatatacatatgtatatatgcagggtgcgatttgtcaaaaaaccagaaggggggattttttttttttaatcatgaaacgtcacaaaactaaggtaacaataggctaacagctcaataacatccgatgatatcaaatgaataacactgtggcagcgggggcgtggtcaagcatcggtctgtgaccggagggcggagtcagggaaggtaagtggcagaatcactacacctgtcgttaattcatgtgtttgtgtgtcttcccagtgaccgcgccctatttaaggagagagagcgagagcagagggagctctctccacaactaggcgactgatgtgtgtgcgagagtgcagatagaagctgcaaagctgaataaaagcgagttgtgtgaaatcagttctggcctgccgtccttctgtcacagaccgatgcttgaccacgcccccgctgccacaaacactaaatgaaaacgaaccagagatagtaaattcatcttcctatctctctgactaaatacatgaacactaacacacaacaaatttcgcattgcttgtcgtgttgctgtgatgtttctctccctccggattaaatggacagtgactcgaaaatcactaaaatacatgaatactaaatgaacagtttgctctgatggtgcagttcatgtggccttttctgctttcccgtcggtgcgctatccgccgcgtttcgcccttctttaatccacatttctgcgaatttctcagcagggaaggaacacacgtctggcccattgacagcgaggaaaagaaggctgtcagtgtggatacattcattctgttgcgctcatcaataaggatgtgattcatggcgctaaatccatgttcacactctggatattgttattatctacaatgtatctatttgctggggacgttcgtgaacatcaaagctgccacttcgggtcattttgaaagtgagtgcaatgtagaccatagaaaactgtgtcacaacatgcctgtcatgtcaactttttttttggtttgtttgttttattgacggggttgtccccgaggattttttttcagcagagataaaaaccagagggggggatgatccccccccagcaaatcgcacccagtatatatgtatgtgtatgtatgtacacacacacacacacacacatatatgtgtgtgtgtgtgtgtgtgtgtgtgtatatatatatatatatatatatatatatatatatatacacacacacacatacatacatacacatgggcgccgccagaaattttgggccccatgaaagattagaattttgggccccccaactttgcccaccctcgtcacaattgcactattgtcattatttgacttttgatagcccatggaccttgagtttgtgactttgttattacattttatgtattagccaatggttgaaaccaatggtttagaacgtgtgaacattccacacatgtaaccatgtcaaacacttgactggtgtccgttattagtagcctgggaaatcccatactgctttgcacaatctttccgatctgaaaagatagcatggaaactatggtctaaaggctcgcctgagttagggagccaatcagagagtggggaggggtggaaagacgctgacgagtactactcgacaaacggaagcttgtagtttatttgggactgtttacggatcacatttaacatggcggcgagcaatacgaaccaaactttcgatcaagctttagacactgttctgaatagtttagagcgaaagtttgttttaaaaaaagaacagcgtttggcgtttcagtctttcttcgcctcttcgtcgctctaactacgtcaccgggtacaactgccacgattggccatgggctacgtatacgccaattgatagacattcgcaacgtccaataaacggccgctgacaatcataaaccacacctcccctacgagaaattcaataggcggattccagaccatatttcacttgtgatatggtctggtgtttacCAGACTAcgttattagtgtaacgggtttatttttttccacttgccattgtgtgtagtggtggggaaattctgcgctggccctttaagagcgcaggtagttatgggaacgaggcgctggcctctttcagttcgttttggaaataaagcgccaatgccactggatgtttgcagcccgtcctcagcagtgtatttgtgtctcatttcttcagaataaaaagactggtgaacaacgcaacgtctgttacattagcaacactttaatcacacaagtcagttcagttattaaaatggaaaaagttacagtttgtacagtgaaagtgttctcttgataggctaatccaaccacgttcatactgttcatttaccattcgctaatattttgaacacacatgtgagcaatagctacctttctttgggaaaaactgagtgaccagttgcctgcctctccggtccctctcagctttcagctgcctttctttacgtttttgacagccactcttcatatttagcgatcatagcctgtacgcactccactgctggctggctggctgctgcaccgcgacacagcaatcGCGCTTCtagcagaactggaccgtaccatttcgcaaaagggggagggttaaatgacaatgtgttgaagaactcaagaaatagacaaccttgttcaattagctcattttaccagatggaatattgcattgttgttatttcaaaagtcttattaaaatccttaaaagcatattatcagccccttcaagggccccatggcagtgctgggcccctagaattgttctaacctttccccccctggcggcgcccatgcacatactgtacatatatatgtactatatatgtatgtatgtgtgtatatatatatatatatatatatacacacacacacatacatacacacgtgtgtgtatatatatatatatatatgcacacacacacacacacacacatatatatatatatatatatatatatatatatatatatatatatatatatatatatatgaatgaatgaaagaatgaatttatttatttcgaacatgtataaaaaaatgtatgtaactatttgtacatacaaaagaaagaacacgagaaagtgacaaagtacaatactttttttaatttcccacccctttttaactaccccgaaatccaaacttcattaatacacctaaaaaaatatataccatatatacacttcatgaatatctatataattacaaaaatagatatatactacacaccatatatatacacacacttcctaaatatctatataaatatttaattacaaaataaatatatactacattccatatatacacttcacaaatatctatataaatatttcatctcatctcattatctgtagccgctttcccTAGTAACACAGAACGTTAATGTACCGTTAGCCTATGGTTCTCTAAAGGTTTGTTAGAACGTAACCAACAACTAACATTTAGAGAACGTTTCCTCATGGTTATGCATAAACCTAACGAAGCCAAACGTCCCCAAAACGTTGAGGTAACTAACCAACTGAAACGTTATCATTTGGTTACACTATAACCTCCACACAACgttatgtttggttgtttttttgttgttctgaGAACTATACTATCTGCTTTTCCTGATGCTGGCTAAATTatcttttaatcttttatttcaaccTCTTTTGTACTTGTAGCCTTTTTTTTTGCCATAGTAAACTGTCACATATAACTTTCCTTTTGTTATGCATTGTTATGTCGTGCCATTTTGGTTTGGAATCCAACCCTCACACATTGAAGACACCATATGGTCAACAGAAATGTGTGCATACTAGGCCAGATAAATAGGCTAGTCTATGTTGAGTTGTGAGATATATTGCAAGGAAATTTTCACAAAAATAGGCGACAAACCCATGTACATTCCTGAGTAATGTGTTTTGACTGTCTAAAGCAGTGGTTGCCAACCTTTTTTGGCCTGCAGACCCCATTTTTACATCACCAATTTCTCATGACCCCATACACATTTTTTAGATTTTATAGAGATTGCACAGTGTCACATATTCTATATTTTGATCAGCAGCCTAGCCTTCAGTTATGTGGATGTTTTCTTTTCAAAGCTGATATATAGCATTTTATTTGTAATATATAACATAATTagttgaacatttttattttcagtattttcctTCTATTGGTTATTTCAGGCGACTCCAATTCAATTCCAGGAGACCCCGTTAAGAACGAAGGAAAGGAAGCATTTTGAGTGTTAAATGTAAAAGATATTTTACTGGGCAAGAAGGGAATGGTGAAAGCAAAAATGGACAGGTTAAATGTTTTTCTAGTTAGTGCAATGTGGGTAGAGTGTGGCTGATTTGCAGAAATAAACTTATAGGCTAAATTTGTTTGGATTGAAGTGGTGATGTTTTTTGTGGAATTCAAGTGATCTGTAATGAGCAGGCTGCAGCATATATCATATGAAGAGGGTGAACATGGTTTGGCAATGGGTCGTTGTGACTTGGTGCACAGTCTTGTGTGGTGCAAATTGGCTCCTGATAATATGGCAGAGCAGCAACAAAAGTTTGACCtttaagttgtggtcacacatttCGCCCTCAAAACATGCTGCATTACAATAATGCCTACATTTTCTCATGCACATACTTCTGGTACATTATCCCTATTGTTGCCCCAACTCACTCACACCCAGCTCCATTGATCAacttatttgtactttgtcccaacaacaACCAAATCCACCCTGTACCACTAACAAAATCTGCTGCAATACAAAATCCACTTCTCTTCTCCTCttattttctaaaaataaaagtCCAGCTAGGTAGCTTCGATGCATCATCATCCTGCACATTACCCAGAATTCTCTGTGCTTTCAAACAGCTCTAAGGCAaataacaaaatggcggacttAATGGATGCTATGATAgcccttttatttagctatttgaaAATTTCACCGAGTCTCCTTGTTGGATTTAGAACTACCAGCGCCAGTGTACATTATCTGGATTTACAGTACGTGCGATCAGGTAATGTGTTATTTTATTCTGTATAAATGTGAATAGTATTCACCTAGCAGTTAGCTGCTATGCATGCAACCATCTCCGGTCACATTATACGAAGTGAATCGTTGTTGGTATCTCTAAAACACGTCTTTTCCAGTCTCCCATCTGACAAAGAATTTGTACATAATTCTTTCACCTTTGTTGTGATTTAGCACGCTGATATAATGCTATGTAGCATACCTTAGCATGGCTAACGCCATAGCGCCGAGGTTACGCATGATTACCCCATATCGATATACATGTCGTGTAGGTGACGGTGTTCTCTGTTAAAATGTCTGTGTATTTGTGCCTCAGAACGGCGGCATAACAGCAGTACGGATTTCCCCATGTATTATTTGACGAAATATAGTATGTTGGTGGATAAAACCTCAAGTGAGGGCCTACTTTTGTAGGCTGCAAAGATCAGCAACACGTTTACTGCAGTACTCTGTTAGCCTAGCTCACTCAAACCACACTGCTTGGAGTTTAGAATATAGCACGAGACAAGCATTGTAGTTCAGAGGTTGCACAGAAAACGTAACGTAACTTTTACTGTCTGTtgaaaaacaacactttgttgGTGTGAAGGGTTGTCATAAAAGTTAATAATCATCATGTATTAAATCCAATGGATAAGGGAATCTGAACTATAAAATAAGTAACTTATTTTATAGTTCAGATTCCCTTATCCATTGGATTTGTTCCCATGGGGTCTACAGGAAGAAACGAGACCTAGCCACTGTAAGTTGTTGATTGGTCAGGTTGCCTGACGCAACGGCATGTGACGCAAAACGAACACTCCTCATTGGCTGGACAGATGGATAAGAGGACGTAGGTGCGTGTAGTAAAGTCACTACCCGGAACTTGGATTTGGAAGCAAACGTCTCTGTTGGAAGTACTGAAGCCTACTTCTGTTCAAGTACTCTACTTTCAAAAAGGTAATTTGTGATTTCTTTCTGGTTGTGGTTATACCTTAAAGGAGAATTCCGTCTGTTTTGCAAATATGTCTCAAACGTTTGTGGTCAAGGAAAGTTGCTAATGATGCCTTTGTTTTCACAGATGAGTTCACAGACAATGCTATTGAGGTTGTGCCATCTTCATGGCTTGGACACACTTCTGAGgtacgagtctttttttttttttgtcgatacATAGCAAATATGTATGCTTACATATATGCCTATATATTTTTGAtagcaaatatatatataatatatgcttgtttttatatatatatatatatatatatatatatatatatatatatatatatatatatatatatgcttgttttttttatattatatatatatatatatatatatatatatatatatatatatataaaatttatttattttttttttaaattatatatatttttagtatGGCATGGCCTGCTACTGGACGACACACAATGTGCGATTGCATGTTGTGAAGTGCCGAGCACCAAATACAACTTGGGCCAAACATCCCGTTAAGAAAACCTGGTATGAAACAGGTGAGCTATCGCTGCTGCTATGCACTACATAGAATATACTGAATTGTTCTCTCTATGGCAGTACTTTTTTTTGTGCTACTGACTAAGTCATTTTCCATAGATTCATACGCCAAAGCTGAACAGAAGTGTTTGCAATTGATGGAGTCCTCAAGTGTTGAGACAGAGGATGATGTGAACACTTTTGCAATAAGGCAGCGTAAGCGCCCAAGGAGGTTTGTCTCCGAATCCTCTGATGATGGTAAGCTCTCTTCACTAATGACAACATTAGTTACTCAATTCAGTGTTCATTTTCAAGTCATTTACAAGAAATTTACATTGCACATTGTATGGTCTTTCCTTCCAGATGATTCTGCTCCAGTGGTAGCAGCAACCAAGAAGCAACCCAAGACTCTGACTGTGCCTGGAAGCCCTGTGTGTAAGTTAACAGTTCCCAAATCATCATTCATAGCTTGGAGCTAACATTCATGATGAATAACCGGTGCATATTACGTGACTGATCTGATGTTTGTGTGCTCTTTTCAGGTCAGCAGGACCCAATGCCACTACCACCACAATGTAAGTGTTTTTCAAATTATTTGTAAATGTCTAATGTATTATCATAGGTTCTTCTTTTGTGAATACCATGtataagaacccccccccccccccaataaatgacTTAACATCCATATGCACCATCTTTTCAGGGTCAACACCAGCCGGGACTGGAGCCAGTCCTCACCACCCTAGCCCAAGTCCTGTTGACCCTGTTCAAGGTACAGTTGCTTTCAAGTTCCCATTTACAGATGTTGGAATACAAAGTCACGAACAGGAAAACTAacatattttctttttgaaaacttcagccagcagcTGGGCACTACACCCAATTCAGTCAGCCAGGCACCTCCAAGAATCACTGGAAACCTCTTTTGACTCTGTTCAAGGTACAGTTGCTTTCAAGTTCCCATTTACAGATGTTGGAATACAAAATCATGAACAGGAAAActaatattttctttttgaaaacttcagccagcagccGGGTGCTTCATGACGGACAGGGTGTCTCGGCTATCACAGCCATGtttgagagaagtaagtactttTATACACACTAACTAGTTCACTCACTCAGGAAAGTACATTATAAATTACAACTTCCATCACATTTGTCCCCATAGTCACAGAGGCCCACATGAGTCGCTTGATGTGGAGGCTCGAGGCTAGGTTTGACAAGATCGAGTCATTGGTGGAGACCAACGCCCCGACACACACGCCTCAACTCCAGCAAGAAGATGTGGTGTTGGCTAAACCATGCAGCATGGTGATGGAGCTGCTGGAGTTGGATAGGAGTCTGGAACAACCAGACAAGAGGAACAAGATggtaattctatctatctatctatctatctatctatctatctatctatctatctatctatctatctatctatctatcttataaGCTCGCTACAGTAATTTTCattgtataattatttttatttttttacagcaaCATTTTCTTGAAACTGTCGGAGGGGCAGGTTTAGGGGCAGCCATTCACCGTATGCTACGCCGAGCGGCAAATAATGAGGTACTCGCCCATTACAGCTTGCGGGGCAGACGGGCCAAAATGTCCTTTGATGTCCATTCTGTGCAAGATTATAAAGGGTAAGTGTTTATATATTGATCACATCACTTTTATGCCATGCTTGACTGACTAGGTTTTGATGTGTAACTTTCCTTTATTTTGCCTTCTAGCTGCATGCGTCAAAATTTCCTGGCCATACGGAAGCTGAAGTGGAGGAATGCCTTGGGCAGACTCTAAAATTTGCACCACACAGACGGTATACTTCTGCTGTCTAATTTGGTGCAATCACAGACATTTCGTGGTTGGTAGTAGGGTGGTTTATCATGCTTTTGTGGACATGTGCTCATTgttcttgtttttaaacattttgttcctttttcttttcagGTCAGCTGGTCAGCAGCAACGGGTGAACAGTGAATTTTTACTCTTTTTTTGTGaacagtgatttttattctttttttgtgaagtgttttttttttattctattttgtttgttattgaatgcacagttacactttaaaaaactgttatttctattttattctgttttgaatgtgttttattgaatgcaccgtttcagaaacttttctattttattctgttttgtatatatgattgttttattgaatgcactgttacactttcagaaacttttttctattttattttttattttcaaactttttttttttattcaaatttgTTATTGATATTTTATCTCATTAAACTTTCAAGACCTGCCAAATTTGCCTGTTCATTCATCACTGAGTTTTCTCATGTAGATGTGCTAGCAGTTAtgtgttgatgttgctaattAGTTGAAAGCAAAATCTAACCAAAACATAACATTCTACAACGTCAGGGGGACGTTAGGCTAACATTCAGGGAACCAAACATGCAACCAGCAAGGTTAGGGGAAGGGCAGGGGAAGGTTGTTGTTGTAACCAACAGGAAAAGTTTGGGCAACGTCAGAAAAACTTTCCATGGCAACCACGTGGCAACCAAGTGGCAACCAAACCTAACGTATATGCACCGTATAGGCAACCAAAGGCGTACGTGCCCAGAACGTTCTGGGAACATAAAATTGTTACTAgggttatccttctacagggtcgcaggcaagctggagcctatcccagctgactacaggcgaaaggcggggtacaccctggacaagtcgccaggtcatcacagggctgacacatagacacagacaaccattcacactcacattcacacctacggtcaatttagagtcaccagttaacctaacctgcatgtctttggactgtgggggaaaccggagcacccggaggaagcccacgcggacacggggagaacatgcaaactccacacagaaaggccctcgccggccccggggctcgaacccaggaccttcttgctgtgaggcgacagcgccaaccactacaccaccatgctgccctatataaatatataattacaaaaaaatatatatactatataccatatatatatacatttcttaaatatctatataaatatataattacaaaaataaatatctactacatacctatccctgtaaatatgaatatataaactatccccataaataaatacatacc
Proteins encoded in this region:
- the LOC132900206 gene encoding uncharacterized protein LOC132900206, which gives rise to MACYWTTHNVRLHVVKCRAPNTTWAKHPVKKTWYETDSYAKAEQKCLQLMESSSVETEDDVNTFAIRQRKRPRRFVSESSDDDDSAPVVAATKKQPKTLTVPGSPVCQQDPMPLPPQWSTPAGTGASPHHPSPSPVDPVQASSWALHPIQSARHLQESLETSFDSVQASSRVLHDGQGVSAITAMFERITEAHMSRLMWRLEARFDKIESLVETNAPTHTPQLQQEDVVLAKPCSMVMELLELDRSLEQPDKRNKMQHFLETVGGAGLGAAIHRMLRRAANNEVLAHYSLRGRRAKMSFDVHSVQDYKG